The Populus trichocarpa isolate Nisqually-1 chromosome 2, P.trichocarpa_v4.1, whole genome shotgun sequence genome has a window encoding:
- the LOC7472676 gene encoding metal transporter Nramp2: MSSPSGGEDSKDDEKDEESNRLLPLSSSSQSQSLQSENYSDEVAFEAREKIVIVDVEGPHSIDAVDYVPPFSWRKLWLFTGPGFLMSIAFLDPGNLEGDLQAGAIAGYSLLWLLLWATVMGLLIQMLSARVGVATGRHLAELCRDEYSNWARYILWFMAEVALIGADIQEVIGSAIAIQILSNGFLPLWAGVLITASDCFMFLFLENYGVRKLEGVFAVLIATMALSFAWMCGDAKPSGKELLKGILIPRLGSKTIRQAVGVVGCVIMPHNVFLHSALVQSRKIDPQKKARVQEALTYYSIESSVALFVSFMINLFVTTVFAKGFYGTPQASSIGLVNAGQYLEEKYGGGLFPILYIWGIGLLAAGQSSTITGTYAGQFIMGGFLNLRLKKWTRALITRSFAIIPTIIVAIIFNTSEASLDILNEWLNVLQSMQIPFALIPLLTLVAKEQVMGVFKIGPVLERLAWTIAVLVILINGYLLIDFFISEVKGLLFGFLIGSGTVAYVSFIIYLVSRCGTSPSNGLSLELSERITCNGN, from the exons ATGAGTTCGCCATCTGGAGGAGAGGATTCTAAAGACGACGAAAAAGATGAGGAATCAAACCGTCTGTTGCCGTTATCATCCTCATCACAATCTCAATCGTTACAAAGCGAGAATTATTCCGATGAAGTAGCATTCGAAGCGCGAGAGAAAATCGTGATCGTTGACGTGGAAGGACCACACTCAATAGACGCCGTTGATTATGTCCCACCATTCTCATGGAGAAAACTCTGGCTATTCACAGGACCTGGGTTCTTAATGAGCATAGCGTTTTTAGATCCAGGGAATTTAGAAGGGGATCTTCAGGCAGGGGCGATTGCTGGGTACTCGTTGTTATGGCTCTTACTGTGGGCAACAGTCATGGGGTTGTTGATCCAGATGTTGTCAGCTCGTGTTGGGGTCGCGACGGGGCGGCACTTGGCGGAGTTGTGTAGAGATGAGTATTCGAATTGGGCTAGGTATATTTTGTGGTTTATGGCGGAGGTGGCACTTATTGGTGCTGATATACAGGAGGTTATTGGGAGTGCTATTGCTATTCAGATTTTGAGTAATGGGTTCTTGCCTCTTTGGGCCGGAGTTCTAATTACGGCATCGGATTG tttcatgtttttatttctagAGAATTATGGAGTAAGGAAGTTAGAAGGTGTTTTTGCGGTTCTGATTGCGACAATGGCTTTATCATTTGCCTGGATGTGTGGTGATGCCAAGCCAAGTGGAAAAGAACTTTTAAAGG GTATTTTAATTCCAAGACTTGGTTCAAAGACAATTCGACAAGCTGTGGGTGTGGTGGGTTGTGTCATAATGCCGCACAATGTGTTCTTACATTCTGCTTTGGTACAGTCTAGAAAGATCGATCCTCAGAAGAAAGCCCGGGTGCAAGAGGCACTGACTTACTATTCAATTGAGTCCTCAGTAgctctttttgtctcttttatgataaatttgttCGTTACAACCGTGTTTGCTAAGGGGTTTTATGGTACTCCACAAGCCAGTAGTATAGGACTAGTTAATGCAGGGCAGTATCTTGAGGAGAAGTACGGTGGAGGACTCTTTCCAATTCTTTATATCTGGGGTATTGGCTTGTTGGCTGCTGGACAAAGTAGTACAATAACTGGCACCTATGCTGGGCAATTTATCATGGGAGGTTTTCTCAACCTGCGTTTAAAGAAATGGACGAGGGCATTGATAACACGGAGTTTTGCTATTATCCCAACTATTATTGTTGCCATCATTTTCAACACATCTGAAGCTTCTTTGGATATTCTGAATGAGTGGCTTAATGTGCTCCAGTCGATGCAGATTCCTTTCGCACTTATCCCTCTTCTGACCTTGGTAGCCAAGGAGCAGGTCATGGGGGTATTTAAAATCGGGCCTGTTCTTGAG AGACTGGCGTGGACTATTGCTGTCCTGGTTATCCTGATCAATGGGTAtcttttgattgatttctttATATCTGAAGTTAAGGGCTTGCTCTTTGGCTTTCTGATCGGAAGTGGCACGGTTGCATATGTATCATTTATCATTTATCTTGTTTCTCGTTGCGGTACAAGTCCTTCTAATGGGCTCAGCTTAGAACTATCGGAGAGGATTACTTGCAATGGAAATTGA